The genome window AAGCCTGAGAGCGGTCTTCCCGGAAGTCGTTTTCATGCCCACGGGTGGCATCACCGCGGACACGATCGCCGGCTATCTGTCGCTCGACCGGGTGGTTTTGGGGATCGGTGGCTGGCTGGCGCCGGCCGGCGCGATCGCGGGCGGCGATGCTGCCGAGATCACTCGCCGCGCCCGTTTGCTCGTGGCGCAGGCCGGCTCCGGCGGCCATTGACGATCCGCCGCTTTTGTCCTATTGTGCGCACATTCGTTTAATCAGACAGATGGAGGCGAGAACACATGCGACGTAGTCCGATGGTTGTGGCGCTGCTGGCGGCGGCGCTGATGGTGGGGGGGTGCGGCGGCGGCTCGAGCGCTGCCGGCTCCAGCACCCGTCCAGCCGGAGTTCCGGCCGCGGGCGTCAGTCCGACGATCGACCGGATCCTGCAGAACGGGTACCTGAAGGTCGGCGTCATGGCCGGCCCGCCCTGGCTGGTCCAGAACCCAACCGGGGGCACCAGCGCCTGGTCGGGTCCATCCTGGACGCTGGCTCAGGCGGTTTCCAAACAGCTCGGAGTGCCGCTCAAGCTGGTCGACGTCGGCGACGACACCAAGGTCACCTCCGTGCAGACCGGTCAGATCGATATTTCGATCACCCCGCTGAACGAGACCGACAAGCGGAAGAAGGTCGTGGACTTCATCACCTATTCGGTGGATGGGTATTGCTGGTTCGCGCTCCAGTCCAACAACAAGGTCAGCTCGGTCGCCGACTTCAACAAGGGCGGGATCGTCGACGCGGAGGTCTCGGGCGGCGCCGAGGTGAGCACCCTGCCCACCATCTGGCCGAACCTGAAGATCATGCAGTACGTGGCCGCTCCGGGAGAGGTCTACGCGCTGGAGCCGGTCCTGAGCGGGCGCGCCGATATTGCGGGCTTCGATGCCCCGCTGGTGGGCCAGATCCAGCATCAGTATCCGCAGCTCAAGTTCATCCCCGATCCCCAGACCTGCATTGCCAAGCCTCTGCTGCCCATCCAAGTAGGGTGGGCGATCCGTCAGGGCGATCCGGCCTTCAAGTCCTTCCTGGAAGGCATTGAGAAGCCGATGCAGTCTCAGCTCGACAAGGAGACAAGCGACATAATCGCGCACCTCTCGAGTTAGCGAACAAGGCGTTTGCGGAGCCGGCGGCACGGGCCCTCGGAACCGAGTTCACGAAAGTTAACAGGTTGTAGGATGACTTCTCCCTTGGCGAGAACCCAGAAGGACGGATGGGCGGCAATGCAGCTGTACGCGGGTACGATCCCTGCGGCTCGACAGCTGGACTCGGCCAGCCCGATTCCTCTGTGGTACCAGCTCGTCCAGCTTTTGAAGCTGGGCATCGAGTCTGGTGAGTTCAGGGCGGAGGCTCCGATCAGCACTGAGGAGAACCTCGTGACGGAGTTCCGGGTGGCCCGGGCCACGGTTCGCCGGGCGCTTGATGAACTGCAGAGGGAAGGCTGGCTGGAACGTCGGGGCCCGCGCCGGCCCCTGGTCGTTAAGCAGAGGCCCGTGCTGCAGGAGGCGACCAAGCTTGCCGGCCTGTTCAGTGAAGGATTCGTCAGCCGTGGTTATCGCATGAGCATTGAGGTGCGGTCCGCCGAGGTGGTCATCGATGCTCGTGTCGCCATGGAGTTGAGCGTTCGAGCCGGCGCGCCGCTCTATCGCCTGGAGCGCGTTTTCAAGGCCGGTGACGAGCCGGTGGCTTGTGAGATCGCCTGGCTGCCCAAAGCGCTGTTTCCGCGCCTCCTGCAGCAGCAGCTCGACCGGCCGATCACCACGCTCGCCGAAGAGAAATACGGAACCATGTTCTCGTCCGCGCGCCAGCACCTGGCCGCCCGTCTCGCCTCGGCTCAGGAGACCAAGAAGCTGCGCTTGGATCAGCCGGCGGTCGTCCTGGCGGTCGGGCGGTTGACGAGGGACCAGCTCGGCCGTCCGATCGAGTACATGGAGAGCATCCTCCGAGCGGACCGATACGACTTCGTCATGGCCCTCGAGTCGAGCAACCGTTCGATCGACATCAGGCTGAGTTAAGGCTCACCGCCGCGCGGTCGGGACGCTTCCCTGGCGACCACGTGGATCAGGCGCACACGCGGGTGCTGCCGGCGCAGCCGGCTGACGACGTCCATCCCGATCCATCGAGACACGCCCGCCGGCAGGGTCGAGATGACGATCGCGTCATAGCGCCGCCCCGCCACGAACTCGTCGTGGACGGCAAGGACCGGGTCCGCGTCTCCGACCCTGGCCTCCGTGACCTTGATCCCGTTGCGCTCGAGCGCCACCGTCGCCGACCGGGCCTTGGATCGAGCCACCGCCTTGGTCTCGCCCTCCTCCCACGCCAGGAGATGGGCCACGGGGGTTGCCGGCACGAGCAGCGTGAACTCCGCCTGCGCGTCCGACGCGGCCAGCTCCAGGGCCGCGTCGAGCAGCTCCTGTCGCTCGGCGGTCTGATGCGCTACCAGCAGGTACTTCGCCATCGCTGCGACCTGTCGCGACATCGCCATGTGCGGGCCCCCACGCCGGGCGCCTCGCGAGCGCTGCCGCCAGGTGATACCAAGTCTAGTTGCTGATCGGCGGCCGTACCAGATGATGTCTGCGGGCCGACCGGCCATGAGCCGCTGTTTGACATCGACCGGGGCCGGTGATATACCGCGACAGGGTACTCGGGGACGCCCATCGCGCCGCCTCGTTAGTCGTGCGCCAGGAGGGAAGACCGATGTTTCCAGCCGCATTCGACTACCACGCTCCAGCCAGCCTGGGCGAGGCGCTCGCCCTCCTCAAGGAGCGAGGCGACGACGCCAAGGTGATGGCGGGCGGGCAGAGCCTCATCCCCCTGCTCAAGCTCCGCCTCGCGCAGCCGGCGCTGGTCGTCGACATCGGCCGCCTGCCCGCGCTGGCGTCAGTCACGCGCCATGACGGGAGCGTGCGGATCGGCGCCCTGGTCCGCCACGTCGACGTCGAGCGCAGCCCGGAGCTGGCGAGCCTGTGCCCGCTGATGGTCGAGGCCTCGCATTGGATCGCGGATCCTCTGGTCCGCAACCGCGGGACGGTGGTGGGCTCGGTCTGCCATGCGGACCCTGCCGGCGACTGGGGCGCCGTGATCCTGGCGCTGGGAGCCGAGATCGTGGCCCGCTCGGAATCCCGCGAGCGCGTGATCCAGGCCGAGGGGTTCTTCCAGGGTCCGTTCAGCACCGAGCTGAAAGCCGACGAGGTGGTGACGGAGCTACGCATCCCGCTGCCCACCGGGCATGCCGGCGGCGCCTACCTGAAGCTGGAACGCAAGGTCGGCGACTTCGCCACCGTGGCGGTGGCCGTGCAGCTCGCGCTCGACGGCCGCAAGGTCGCGAAAGTGGGCATCGGGCTCACCGCGGTCGGCGCGACCAGCATCAAAGCGACCGCCGCCGAAAGGGCGCTGGTCGGCCAGGAGCCGACCGCCGAGGTGATCGCCGAGGCGGCCGGCCTGGCCGCCGCCGCGGCCGAGCCCAGGGACGACATGCGCGGGAGCGTCGCCTACAAGCGCGACATGGTCCGCGTGTTCGTGCAGCGCGGCCTCAGGACCGCGCTCGGCCGGGCAGAGGGGGTGCGCTCATGAAGGTCGCGATGGTCGTCAACGGCACCGAACGCTCCGGCGATGTGGAACCCCGGGTGCTCCTCGCCGACTTCCTGCGCACGAACCTGGGACTCACGGGGACTCACATCGGTTGCGACACGACCAGCTGCGGCGCGTGCACGGTGTTGCTGGATGGGGAGCCGGTCAAGTCGTGCACCCTGCTCGCCGTCCAGGTCGAGGGACGGCAGATCAAGACCGTCGAGGGGCTGGCGCAGGGCGCGAACCTGGCGCCCATCCAGGTCGGCTTTCACGAGGAGCACGGCCTGCAGTGCGGGTTCTGCACCCCGGGCATGATGCTCGTCGGCGCGGCGCTGCTCGAGCGCAACGCAGATCCGACGGATGAGCAGATCCGCTGGGCGATCAGCGGGAACATCTGCCGCTGCACCGGCTACATGAACATCGTCAAAGCGATCAGGCATGCCGCCCAGCTGCAGGCGGCGGCCAGGATGGCGCCGGCCGCCGAGGCCGCCGCGGCGGTCACCGGAGGTGAGGAATGAGCACGGCCACTCACCAGCACGGCGGCATCGGCGAGTCCATCAAGCGCAAGGAGGACGCGCGC of bacterium contains these proteins:
- a CDS encoding (2Fe-2S)-binding protein: MKVAMVVNGTERSGDVEPRVLLADFLRTNLGLTGTHIGCDTTSCGACTVLLDGEPVKSCTLLAVQVEGRQIKTVEGLAQGANLAPIQVGFHEEHGLQCGFCTPGMMLVGAALLERNADPTDEQIRWAISGNICRCTGYMNIVKAIRHAAQLQAAARMAPAAEAAAAVTGGEE
- a CDS encoding GntR family transcriptional regulator, which codes for MTSPLARTQKDGWAAMQLYAGTIPAARQLDSASPIPLWYQLVQLLKLGIESGEFRAEAPISTEENLVTEFRVARATVRRALDELQREGWLERRGPRRPLVVKQRPVLQEATKLAGLFSEGFVSRGYRMSIEVRSAEVVIDARVAMELSVRAGAPLYRLERVFKAGDEPVACEIAWLPKALFPRLLQQQLDRPITTLAEEKYGTMFSSARQHLAARLASAQETKKLRLDQPAVVLAVGRLTRDQLGRPIEYMESILRADRYDFVMALESSNRSIDIRLS
- a CDS encoding xanthine dehydrogenase family protein subunit M gives rise to the protein MFPAAFDYHAPASLGEALALLKERGDDAKVMAGGQSLIPLLKLRLAQPALVVDIGRLPALASVTRHDGSVRIGALVRHVDVERSPELASLCPLMVEASHWIADPLVRNRGTVVGSVCHADPAGDWGAVILALGAEIVARSESRERVIQAEGFFQGPFSTELKADEVVTELRIPLPTGHAGGAYLKLERKVGDFATVAVAVQLALDGRKVAKVGIGLTAVGATSIKATAAERALVGQEPTAEVIAEAAGLAAAAAEPRDDMRGSVAYKRDMVRVFVQRGLRTALGRAEGVRS
- a CDS encoding transporter substrate-binding domain-containing protein, with the translated sequence MRRSPMVVALLAAALMVGGCGGGSSAAGSSTRPAGVPAAGVSPTIDRILQNGYLKVGVMAGPPWLVQNPTGGTSAWSGPSWTLAQAVSKQLGVPLKLVDVGDDTKVTSVQTGQIDISITPLNETDKRKKVVDFITYSVDGYCWFALQSNNKVSSVADFNKGGIVDAEVSGGAEVSTLPTIWPNLKIMQYVAAPGEVYALEPVLSGRADIAGFDAPLVGQIQHQYPQLKFIPDPQTCIAKPLLPIQVGWAIRQGDPAFKSFLEGIEKPMQSQLDKETSDIIAHLSS